Proteins co-encoded in one Flavivirga eckloniae genomic window:
- a CDS encoding S41 family peptidase, which produces MKITLPLTLIAFMVLISTQINAQVKAPQLTSQEQQIVVDSISSKLTANYIFPDVAEKMASSIKSKLQKGDYKSILDPGQFASTLTADLQAISKDKHLHLSFSPEHKTQRLSTTAEDSIAHLNWRIKNMKRNNCGFKEVKILDGNVGYLNLNRFYNVEHAGKTAVSAMNFLSNSDAIIIDLRFNGGGHPAMIQLITSYLYGSKSVHLNNFYWRPTDSNTQTWTLPHVPGTRSPDTPVYILTSSHTFSAAEEFCYNLKNLERATIIGETTGGGAHPGRDFIATDGYMIWIPTGRAINPITKTNWEGTGVSPHIETPSKKAFDVSYLKALETLKENNKEESSKALYEWAIAKLKVKTNPITLDSKTLKSFVGSYGARKITFKDGTLFYQSDRDKGTIYELYPYSDHEFMLKDLEGFRIRFLYEGKKVTALQGLYGGGGMDKSLKNK; this is translated from the coding sequence ATGAAAATCACATTGCCCCTCACCCTCATTGCATTTATGGTATTAATTTCAACTCAAATAAATGCACAAGTAAAAGCACCTCAACTGACCTCACAAGAACAACAAATTGTTGTAGATTCTATTAGTAGTAAACTAACTGCCAACTATATTTTTCCAGACGTTGCTGAAAAAATGGCTTCAAGCATTAAATCTAAGCTCCAGAAAGGCGATTATAAATCTATTCTCGATCCTGGCCAATTTGCAAGCACTTTAACAGCAGATTTACAAGCTATTAGTAAAGACAAACATCTTCATTTATCCTTCAGCCCGGAACATAAAACTCAACGTTTGAGTACTACGGCTGAAGATAGCATTGCTCATTTGAATTGGCGAATTAAGAACATGAAGCGAAATAATTGCGGCTTTAAAGAAGTGAAAATCCTAGATGGCAATGTTGGTTATTTGAATCTTAACAGATTTTATAATGTAGAACACGCGGGAAAAACGGCAGTTTCGGCGATGAACTTTTTAAGCAATTCAGACGCTATTATTATTGACCTACGGTTTAATGGTGGAGGACATCCAGCCATGATTCAGCTTATAACCAGCTATCTATACGGAAGCAAATCGGTACATTTAAATAACTTCTATTGGCGTCCAACTGATTCAAATACTCAAACCTGGACCTTGCCCCATGTACCTGGCACAAGAAGCCCAGATACTCCTGTATATATATTAACCAGTTCCCATACATTTTCGGCTGCCGAAGAATTCTGCTATAATTTAAAAAATCTGGAACGCGCCACAATAATTGGTGAAACTACTGGTGGTGGCGCACACCCTGGACGCGACTTTATAGCAACAGACGGCTATATGATTTGGATTCCTACGGGTAGAGCCATAAATCCTATCACCAAAACAAACTGGGAAGGCACCGGTGTGAGCCCTCATATTGAAACTCCTTCTAAAAAGGCATTCGATGTTTCCTACCTCAAAGCATTAGAAACACTTAAAGAGAATAATAAGGAGGAAAGTTCAAAAGCGTTATACGAATGGGCAATCGCCAAATTGAAAGTAAAAACCAATCCGATAACCTTAGATTCAAAAACGTTAAAATCTTTTGTTGGAAGTTATGGGGCACGTAAAATTACATTTAAAGATGGCACGCTATTCTATCAATCGGATAGAGATAAAGGAACTATATATGAGTTATACCCTTACAGTGATCATGAATTTATGCTAAAAGATCTTGAGGGATTTCGAATACGCTTTTTATACGAAGGCAAAAAAGTAACCGCGCTACAAGGATTATATGGTGGTGGCGGGATGGACAAAAGTTTAAAAAACAAGTAA
- a CDS encoding MarR family winged helix-turn-helix transcriptional regulator, whose amino-acid sequence MTIALPSETIFHVIESTIKEYRRFAQKNISAKIKGITIDQGMVLIFLKEHPEFTQKEIAKLVFKDNASMTRIINTMVQKNYLKRSMNDEDRRRSKIEITTKGEEILKTLPPIIHHNRSSSLQGITKNELKQLETILNKIKNNCLKT is encoded by the coding sequence ATGACTATAGCCCTTCCGTCGGAAACAATATTTCACGTGATTGAAAGCACTATTAAGGAATATCGAAGATTTGCTCAAAAAAACATTTCGGCAAAAATAAAGGGCATCACCATTGACCAAGGTATGGTTCTTATTTTTCTAAAAGAACATCCTGAGTTTACGCAAAAAGAAATAGCCAAATTGGTGTTTAAAGATAACGCATCAATGACACGGATAATTAATACAATGGTTCAGAAAAACTATCTGAAACGGTCTATGAATGACGAAGACCGGAGACGCTCTAAAATAGAAATCACAACTAAAGGGGAAGAAATACTAAAAACCCTACCACCAATAATTCATCATAACAGAAGCTCATCACTTCAAGGAATCACAAAAAACGAACTGAAACAATTAGAAACCATTTTAAACAAAATTAAAAACAATTGTCTAAAAACATGA
- the metK gene encoding methionine adenosyltransferase, giving the protein MAYLFTSESVSEGHPDKVADQISDALIDNFLAFDTDSKVACETLVTTGQVVLAGEVKSNTYLDVQQIARDTINKIGYTKGEYMFDGNSCGVFSAIHEQSDDINRGVDRASKEQQGAGDQGMMFGYATNETENYMPLALDLSHRILIELAELRRENKDITYLRPDSKSQVTIEYSDDNVPQRIDAIVVSTQHDDFGDDDTMLAKIRKDIVEILIPRVVAKLPKQIQVLFNDDIKYHINPTGKFVIGGPHGDTGLTGRKIIVDTYGGKGAHGGGAFSGKDPSKVDRSAAYATRHIAKNLVAAGVADEVLVQVSYAIGVVEPMGIFIDTHGTCSFNMTDGEIAEKVSQIFDMRPFAIEERLKLRSPMYSETAAYGHMGRNNETVTKTFTQPNGETATVDVELFTWEKLDYVDKVKEAFGL; this is encoded by the coding sequence ATGGCTTATTTATTTACTTCGGAAAGTGTTTCTGAAGGACACCCCGACAAAGTAGCAGACCAAATTAGTGATGCTTTAATTGATAACTTTTTAGCTTTTGATACCGATTCGAAAGTTGCTTGCGAGACCCTAGTTACTACAGGACAAGTTGTACTTGCTGGAGAGGTAAAATCTAATACGTATTTAGATGTTCAGCAAATTGCCAGAGACACTATAAACAAAATTGGTTATACCAAAGGTGAATATATGTTTGATGGTAATTCTTGTGGTGTTTTTTCTGCTATTCACGAACAATCTGATGATATTAACAGAGGGGTAGACAGAGCCAGCAAAGAACAACAAGGAGCTGGCGATCAAGGTATGATGTTTGGCTATGCAACTAACGAAACCGAAAACTACATGCCTTTGGCTTTAGATTTGTCGCATAGAATTTTAATTGAACTTGCCGAACTAAGAAGAGAAAATAAAGATATTACTTATTTACGTCCAGATTCTAAGAGTCAAGTAACTATTGAATATAGCGATGATAACGTTCCACAACGCATTGATGCTATTGTAGTATCTACACAGCACGATGATTTTGGAGATGACGATACGATGCTTGCAAAAATTAGAAAGGATATTGTTGAGATTTTAATTCCACGTGTTGTCGCTAAACTACCTAAGCAAATTCAGGTATTATTTAACGACGATATTAAATACCACATAAACCCAACCGGGAAATTTGTTATTGGTGGCCCTCATGGAGATACCGGATTAACCGGAAGAAAGATTATTGTGGACACTTATGGTGGAAAAGGTGCTCACGGTGGTGGTGCATTTTCTGGAAAAGATCCTAGTAAAGTGGATAGAAGTGCCGCTTATGCTACACGTCATATTGCAAAAAATCTGGTTGCTGCCGGTGTTGCCGACGAAGTACTCGTACAGGTAAGTTACGCTATTGGTGTGGTAGAACCTATGGGTATTTTTATTGATACGCATGGTACCTGTTCTTTTAATATGACTGATGGGGAAATTGCTGAAAAAGTGTCTCAAATTTTCGATATGCGTCCGTTTGCTATTGAAGAACGTTTAAAATTACGTTCGCCAATGTATAGCGAAACTGCTGCTTATGGCCATATGGGACGAAATAATGAAACTGTTACCAAAACATTTACGCAACCTAATGGAGAAACTGCAACTGTAGATGTAGAATTGTTCACTTGGGAGAAGTTGGATTATGTTGATAAGGTGAAAGAGGCTTTTGGGTTGTAA
- the ilvD gene encoding dihydroxy-acid dehydratase, whose amino-acid sequence MKELNKYSKTVTQDSTQPAAQAMLYAIGFSDEDFFKPLIGIASTGYEGNPCNMHLNDLAKLAKEGTKKEDLVGLIFNTIGVSDGISMGTPGMRYSLPSRDIIADSMETVVQGMSYDGLITVVGCDKNMPGALMAMIRLNRPSILIFGGTTDSGCHDGKKLDIVSSFEAWGSKVAGTMEESEYKEVIKKSIPGKGACGGMYTANTMASAIETLGMALPYNSSNPASSEAKNLEAVKAGEAMRNLLEKDIKPSDIITRKSLENAIRVVTILGGSTNAVLHFLAIARAAQIDFTLKDFQDISDSTPYIADLKPSGKYLMEDLHAVGGVPGVLKYLLKKGLLHGDCLTVTGKTLAENLLDVEDLAEGQDVIKPLEAPIKATGHLRMLYGNLANDGSVAKITGKEGLKFVGRAKVFDSEYDANDGIRDGKVEKGDVVVIRYEGPKGGPGMPEMLKPTAAIMGAGLGKDVALITDGRFSGGTHGFVVGHITPEAQEGGNIALVQDGDTITIDAETNTISVDVSEEEFQERRQNWVAPKLKFDRGVLYKYARSVSSASKGCVTDEF is encoded by the coding sequence ATGAAGGAACTTAATAAATACAGTAAAACAGTAACTCAAGACTCAACACAGCCAGCAGCGCAAGCCATGTTGTATGCTATTGGTTTTTCCGATGAAGACTTTTTTAAACCCTTGATAGGTATTGCTAGTACAGGTTATGAGGGGAATCCTTGTAACATGCATTTAAACGATTTAGCAAAATTAGCTAAAGAAGGAACAAAAAAAGAAGACCTGGTCGGATTGATTTTTAATACAATTGGTGTGAGTGATGGTATTTCTATGGGAACACCGGGGATGCGTTACTCGTTACCTTCAAGAGATATTATTGCAGATTCTATGGAAACTGTAGTACAGGGAATGAGTTACGACGGTTTAATTACTGTAGTAGGTTGCGACAAAAATATGCCAGGAGCTTTAATGGCGATGATTCGTTTAAACCGTCCTTCAATACTAATTTTTGGAGGTACTACCGATTCTGGTTGTCATGATGGAAAGAAATTAGATATCGTGTCTTCATTTGAAGCCTGGGGAAGTAAAGTAGCAGGTACTATGGAGGAAAGCGAATATAAAGAAGTGATTAAAAAGTCTATTCCGGGTAAAGGTGCCTGTGGCGGTATGTACACAGCAAATACAATGGCTTCGGCTATTGAGACTTTAGGTATGGCATTACCTTATAATTCTTCTAACCCTGCCAGTAGCGAAGCTAAAAACCTAGAAGCTGTTAAAGCCGGGGAAGCTATGCGTAACCTATTGGAAAAAGATATTAAACCTTCGGATATTATAACCAGAAAATCGTTAGAAAATGCCATACGAGTAGTAACCATCTTAGGCGGTTCTACCAATGCAGTATTGCACTTTTTGGCTATAGCCAGAGCAGCTCAAATTGATTTTACCCTTAAGGACTTTCAAGATATTAGTGACAGCACGCCATACATTGCCGATTTAAAACCTAGTGGTAAATATTTAATGGAAGATTTACATGCTGTAGGAGGTGTGCCAGGCGTGTTAAAATATTTACTGAAAAAAGGATTATTGCATGGCGATTGTTTAACCGTAACAGGAAAAACATTAGCTGAAAACTTGTTGGATGTTGAAGATTTGGCAGAAGGACAAGATGTTATAAAACCTTTAGAAGCTCCTATTAAAGCTACAGGCCATTTACGTATGTTGTATGGAAACTTAGCCAATGATGGAAGTGTGGCTAAAATTACTGGAAAAGAAGGGTTGAAATTTGTAGGAAGGGCAAAAGTATTCGATAGTGAATATGATGCTAATGATGGTATACGTGACGGAAAGGTAGAAAAAGGCGATGTGGTCGTCATTCGTTACGAAGGGCCAAAAGGAGGACCGGGAATGCCAGAAATGTTAAAACCAACAGCAGCCATTATGGGCGCTGGATTAGGGAAAGATGTTGCCTTAATTACCGATGGCCGTTTTTCTGGAGGAACACATGGTTTTGTTGTAGGACATATTACTCCAGAGGCTCAGGAAGGTGGTAATATAGCCCTTGTACAAGATGGTGATACGATTACTATTGATGCAGAAACTAACACAATTTCTGTGGATGTCTCAGAAGAGGAATTTCAAGAAAGAAGACAAAATTGGGTAGCCCCCAAATTAAAATTCGATCGAGGGGTATTGTATAAATATGCCAGATCAGTATCATCGGCATCAAAAGGATGTGTTACTGATGAGTTTTAA
- the ilvB gene encoding biosynthetic-type acetolactate synthase large subunit, translating into MNNTETTKKAQEETQKTERISGSEAIIRCLIAEGVDILYGYPGGAIMPVYDELYKYKDRIHHVLTRHEQGAAHAAQGFARISGRVGVAMATSGPGATNLITGIADAQIDSTPMVCITGQVFSHLLGSDAFQETDIVGISTPVTKWNHQVTKASEIPEVLAKAFYIAKSGRPGPVLIDITKDAQVAELDFKYEKCTGVRSYIPIPKINIDAVKAAAELINAAKKPMIVWGQGVILGKAEEELKAVIEKAGIPSAWTILGASAIPTSHPLNVGMVGMHGNYAPNKLTNECDVLIAIGMRFDDRVTGDLKTYAKQAKVIHFDIDPAEIDKNVKTDVAVLGNSKESLGLLLEELNENTHTEWLQEFKELYAIEFEKVIKNDLSPTKEGLTMGEVLKQINIETKGNAAIVSDVGQHQMIACRYSEFNKTKSNITSGGLGTMGFALPAAIGAKMAAPDREVVAIIGDGGYQMNIQELGTIFQQKVPVKIVVLNNEFLGMVRQWQQLFFDKRYASTEMTNPDFVTIAKGYYIEAKKVTKREELADAVKEMIASKNSYFLEVCVEKEDNVFPMVPAGASVSDIRLS; encoded by the coding sequence ATGAATAATACAGAAACAACAAAAAAAGCACAAGAGGAAACTCAAAAAACAGAACGTATAAGTGGTAGTGAAGCTATCATCAGGTGTTTAATAGCTGAAGGGGTTGATATTCTTTATGGATATCCGGGAGGAGCCATTATGCCGGTTTACGACGAGTTATATAAATATAAGGATAGAATCCATCATGTATTAACACGTCATGAACAAGGTGCAGCCCACGCAGCTCAAGGATTTGCAAGAATTTCAGGGAGAGTTGGTGTTGCCATGGCAACATCAGGTCCCGGAGCAACAAATTTAATTACAGGAATAGCCGATGCACAAATCGATTCTACACCAATGGTGTGTATTACAGGTCAGGTGTTTTCACATTTATTAGGTAGTGATGCATTTCAGGAAACCGACATTGTTGGTATTTCTACACCAGTTACCAAATGGAACCACCAAGTAACTAAAGCTTCTGAGATTCCAGAAGTTTTAGCCAAAGCATTTTATATTGCCAAGAGTGGTAGACCAGGGCCGGTATTAATCGATATTACCAAAGATGCTCAGGTTGCAGAACTCGATTTTAAATATGAAAAATGTACAGGTGTTAGAAGTTACATTCCAATACCAAAAATAAATATAGATGCAGTTAAGGCTGCTGCCGAACTAATAAATGCAGCTAAAAAACCAATGATCGTTTGGGGGCAAGGTGTTATTTTAGGAAAAGCAGAGGAAGAATTAAAAGCGGTTATTGAAAAGGCAGGTATTCCTTCGGCGTGGACTATTTTAGGAGCATCCGCAATTCCAACATCCCATCCGTTAAACGTTGGTATGGTAGGTATGCACGGGAATTATGCGCCTAATAAATTAACAAACGAATGTGATGTTCTTATAGCTATCGGGATGCGTTTCGACGATCGTGTTACGGGTGATTTAAAAACCTATGCCAAGCAAGCAAAAGTGATTCACTTTGATATAGATCCGGCAGAAATTGATAAAAATGTAAAAACAGATGTTGCCGTTTTAGGGAATTCAAAAGAAAGCTTAGGTTTATTATTAGAGGAACTAAACGAAAACACGCATACGGAATGGTTACAAGAATTTAAGGAGCTGTATGCTATTGAGTTCGAAAAAGTTATAAAAAATGACCTGTCTCCAACCAAAGAAGGTTTAACCATGGGAGAGGTATTAAAACAAATAAATATTGAAACAAAAGGTAATGCAGCTATCGTATCGGATGTAGGGCAACATCAAATGATAGCTTGTCGTTATTCTGAGTTTAACAAAACGAAAAGTAATATTACCTCTGGAGGCTTAGGTACTATGGGATTTGCCCTTCCAGCTGCTATTGGAGCTAAAATGGCTGCACCAGATAGAGAAGTAGTTGCTATTATTGGAGATGGTGGTTACCAAATGAATATTCAAGAGTTGGGAACTATTTTTCAGCAAAAAGTACCTGTAAAGATTGTGGTATTAAATAATGAGTTTTTAGGAATGGTTCGTCAATGGCAACAGTTGTTTTTCGATAAGCGTTATGCATCTACCGAAATGACAAATCCAGATTTTGTAACCATAGCAAAAGGCTATTATATTGAAGCAAAAAAAGTAACTAAAAGAGAAGAATTAGCAGATGCCGTTAAAGAAATGATAGCATCGAAAAACTCTTATTTTTTAGAAGTTTGTGTAGAGAAGGAAGATAATGTATTCCCTATGGTGCCAGCAGGTGCATCGGTTTCAGATATACGTTTAAGCTAA
- the ilvN gene encoding acetolactate synthase small subunit — protein MNQEIKTLTISIYTENNIGLLNRISAIFQRRHINIESLTTSQSEIEGVNRFVIVVNITEDQAKKIMGQFEKQIEVIRAYYHTDEETIYTESCMFKIKSSLLFEEPQIQNIIKDSGTRIVTVNKEFFVLEKSGRRNEIESLRRDLNVFGIMQFVRSGRISVTKEEMKITEMLSAFNNQ, from the coding sequence ATGAACCAAGAAATAAAAACATTGACTATATCCATATATACCGAAAATAATATCGGTTTGTTAAACCGCATATCTGCAATTTTTCAGCGTAGACACATCAATATAGAAAGTTTAACTACCTCGCAATCTGAAATTGAAGGCGTAAACAGGTTTGTTATTGTTGTAAACATTACAGAAGATCAGGCTAAAAAAATAATGGGACAATTTGAAAAGCAAATCGAAGTTATTCGAGCATATTATCATACAGATGAAGAGACCATATATACAGAGTCTTGTATGTTTAAAATAAAATCGAGTTTGTTATTTGAAGAGCCTCAAATTCAGAATATAATCAAAGATAGCGGAACAAGAATAGTTACTGTAAACAAAGAATTTTTTGTTCTGGAAAAATCTGGTAGAAGAAACGAAATTGAATCGCTACGTAGAGATTTAAATGTTTTCGGTATCATGCAATTTGTGCGTTCCGGACGTATATCAGTAACAAAAGAAGAGATGAAAATAACAGAAATGCTTTCGGCATTCAATAATCAATAA
- the ilvC gene encoding ketol-acid reductoisomerase, with translation MGNYFNTLSLRDKLDQLSKCRFMDSSEFSDGVNALKGKKIVIVGCGAQGLNQGLNMRDSGLDISYTLRDAAIAEKRASYVNATDNGFTVGTYQELIPSADVVLNLTPDKQHTSVVNAVMPLMKQGATLSYSHGFNIVEEGMQIREDLTVIMVAPKCPGSEVREEYKRGFGVPTLIAVHPENDPEGKGWAQAKAYAAGTGGDRAGVLASSFVAEVKSDLMGEQTILCGLLQTGSILCFDKMVEKGIDAGYASKLIQYGWETITEGLKYGGITNMMDRLSNPAKIKAFELSEELKDIMRPLFQKHMDDIMEGNFSKGMMEDWANDDKNLLGWRAATGETAFEKTPAGDVEISEQEFYDNGVLMVAFVRAGVELAFEAMTDSGIIDESAYYESLHETPLIANTIARKKLFEMNRVISDTAEYGCYLFDHACKPLLADFMKTIDTDVIGKTYAKDNGAGVDNAKLIEINAALRNHPVEKIGTFLRASMTAMKPIV, from the coding sequence ATGGGAAATTATTTTAACACACTTTCATTAAGAGATAAATTAGATCAATTATCGAAGTGTAGATTTATGGATTCTTCAGAATTCTCAGATGGAGTAAACGCTTTAAAAGGCAAAAAAATAGTTATCGTAGGATGTGGAGCGCAAGGGCTTAATCAAGGTTTAAATATGAGAGATTCTGGTTTAGATATTTCTTATACTTTACGTGATGCTGCTATTGCTGAAAAGCGTGCTTCTTATGTTAATGCAACAGATAATGGATTTACAGTTGGTACCTACCAGGAGTTAATTCCATCTGCAGATGTTGTGTTGAATCTAACTCCGGACAAGCAGCATACTAGTGTTGTAAATGCTGTAATGCCGTTAATGAAGCAAGGTGCTACATTATCTTATTCTCACGGTTTTAATATTGTTGAAGAAGGGATGCAAATACGTGAAGATCTTACGGTAATTATGGTAGCTCCAAAATGTCCGGGATCTGAAGTAAGAGAAGAATACAAGCGTGGTTTTGGTGTGCCAACACTTATTGCTGTGCACCCAGAGAACGATCCAGAAGGAAAAGGTTGGGCACAGGCAAAAGCATATGCAGCAGGAACAGGAGGAGACAGAGCAGGTGTTTTAGCATCATCTTTCGTAGCCGAAGTAAAAAGTGATTTAATGGGAGAGCAAACCATTCTTTGTGGATTGTTACAAACTGGTTCTATCCTTTGTTTTGATAAAATGGTTGAAAAAGGTATCGATGCCGGATATGCATCTAAACTTATTCAATACGGTTGGGAAACCATTACAGAAGGTCTTAAATATGGTGGAATCACCAATATGATGGATCGTTTATCGAACCCAGCAAAAATTAAAGCTTTCGAATTATCGGAAGAATTAAAAGATATCATGCGTCCATTATTCCAAAAGCATATGGATGACATTATGGAAGGGAATTTTTCTAAAGGCATGATGGAAGATTGGGCAAATGATGATAAAAATTTATTAGGATGGAGAGCTGCTACAGGCGAAACAGCTTTTGAAAAAACACCAGCAGGAGATGTAGAAATCTCTGAGCAAGAGTTTTACGATAATGGTGTATTAATGGTAGCATTTGTAAGAGCTGGTGTTGAGTTGGCTTTTGAAGCTATGACTGATTCTGGAATTATTGATGAATCTGCTTACTACGAATCATTACACGAAACACCACTTATTGCAAATACCATTGCGAGAAAGAAATTGTTCGAAATGAACCGTGTTATTTCTGACACTGCAGAGTACGGATGTTATTTATTCGATCATGCATGTAAGCCATTATTAGCAGATTTCATGAAAACGATCGATACAGATGTTATAGGAAAGACTTATGCTAAAGATAACGGTGCAGGTGTTGATAATGCTAAATTAATAGAGATTAACGCTGCTTTAAGAAATCACCCTGTTGAAAAAATAGGAACCTTCTTAAGAGCATCTATGACGGCTATGAAGCCTATAGTTTAA
- the ilvA gene encoding threonine ammonia-lyase IlvA has protein sequence MNKENVTYFPSIDNIKVAADTIKKVSAVTPLSPSLRYSNHFNANVLLKREDLQQVRSYKIRGAYNKISSLTPEQSKKGVVCASAGNHAQGVALSCKLLEIEGTIYMPAPTPNQKVEQVKMFGGDFIEIKLVGDTFDDANHAAMQECDQLHKTFIHPFNDEKVIEGQATIGLEILEQSTEPIDYVFIAVGGGGLAAGLSTVFKQLSPNTKIIGVEPEGAPSMSVSIKNNRNTELDQIEKFVDGAAVKRVGDLTFSICKENLHDMITVPEGKACQTILELYNKDAIVVEPAGALSISALDLYTEEIKGKNVVCVVSGSNNDITRTSEIKERALLYANLKHYFIVKFPQRAGALKEFVVDILGENDDITYFQYAKKTNRENGSAVVGIQLKTADDLEPLISKMKEHNFYGDYLNDKPDLFQFLV, from the coding sequence ATGAACAAGGAAAACGTCACATATTTTCCTAGTATTGATAATATTAAGGTAGCTGCCGATACTATTAAAAAAGTATCGGCAGTTACGCCTTTAAGCCCTAGCTTAAGATACTCTAACCATTTTAATGCTAATGTGCTTTTAAAACGCGAAGACTTGCAACAAGTGCGTTCCTATAAAATTAGAGGGGCCTATAATAAAATAAGTTCACTAACTCCTGAACAATCAAAAAAGGGAGTGGTTTGTGCCAGCGCAGGGAACCATGCTCAGGGCGTGGCGCTATCTTGTAAACTATTAGAGATTGAAGGCACTATTTATATGCCTGCACCAACACCCAACCAAAAGGTAGAGCAAGTTAAAATGTTTGGTGGCGATTTTATTGAAATTAAGCTTGTTGGCGATACGTTTGATGATGCTAATCATGCAGCGATGCAAGAATGCGATCAATTACACAAAACCTTTATTCATCCTTTTAATGATGAAAAGGTTATAGAAGGACAAGCCACTATAGGCTTAGAAATTCTGGAACAATCTACAGAGCCCATCGATTATGTTTTTATAGCCGTTGGAGGAGGAGGTTTAGCAGCTGGATTATCTACAGTCTTCAAGCAATTGTCACCTAACACTAAAATTATAGGCGTAGAACCGGAAGGGGCGCCTTCCATGTCAGTTTCCATTAAAAACAATAGAAACACGGAATTAGATCAAATTGAAAAGTTTGTTGACGGCGCAGCTGTTAAACGCGTAGGGGACTTAACGTTCTCAATATGCAAAGAGAATTTGCATGATATGATAACAGTTCCAGAAGGGAAAGCGTGTCAAACCATTTTAGAACTTTATAATAAGGATGCTATTGTGGTAGAACCTGCCGGAGCTTTAAGCATTTCTGCTTTGGACCTTTATACAGAAGAAATAAAAGGCAAAAATGTAGTATGCGTTGTTAGCGGAAGTAATAACGATATTACCAGAACATCCGAAATAAAGGAGCGCGCTTTACTGTACGCCAATTTAAAGCACTATTTTATAGTGAAGTTTCCGCAACGTGCCGGTGCGCTAAAAGAGTTTGTTGTTGATATTTTAGGCGAGAATGACGACATCACCTATTTTCAGTATGCTAAAAAAACTAACCGAGAAAACGGATCAGCCGTAGTGGGCATTCAATTAAAAACAGCAGACGACCTGGAGCCTTTAATATCTAAAATGAAGGAGCACAATTTCTACGGTGATTATCTTAATGATAAGCCTGATTTATTTCAGTTTTTGGTTTGA